Sequence from the Rutidosis leptorrhynchoides isolate AG116_Rl617_1_P2 chromosome 3, CSIRO_AGI_Rlap_v1, whole genome shotgun sequence genome:
tatactttatcttgaaattacatataacataataacttttattgaatttttattatatgataatttacatataataatatttatgtataagaATCATATCCAtagatttatttttttttaataacaacctTTGTTTTATATTACATGTTCAATTTTACTGACTAATTGGCACTTTATTAtttcatacaaatatatatatatatatatatatatatatacatatttatttatatctaattattcgtgaatcgttgagggtagtcaaaggtcaattgaatatatgaacatcgtttcaaaattttctagactcaatattacatactttgcttatagtgtcagaaacatataaagaataagtttaaatttggtcgaaaattcccgggtcatcacaatttaaaacctggaaacacgatgaacaccataaaatcggatatacgccgttgtagttaaaccgggggctgttttggtttggataattaaaaattatgataaactttgatttaaaagttgttcttctgggaaaatgaattttcatatgaccatgaaactatatccaaaaatcttggttaaactcaaagtgaaagtatgtttttcaaaatggtcatcaagatgtcgttctttcgacggaaatgactacctctttagtaattgacatgtaacttaaatttccgactataaacctatacattttctgtttggattagagttcaatatgaaaccatagcaatttgattcactcaaaacggatttaaaatgaagaagttatgggtaaaataagattggatatttttgatctttttagctacgagaaatgtttaacaaatctatacaaatcatatcctagctaacttatattgtattatacatgtattctaatatattatgtaatcttgggataacatagacacgtatgcaaatgttttgacatatcatatcgacccatgtatatatattatttggaacaaccatagacactctatatgcagtaatgttggagttagctatacatggttgaggttgattccaaaaatatatatactttgagttgtgatctagcctgagacgtgtatacactgggtcgtggattgattcaagataatatatatcgatttatttctgtacatctaactgtggacaactagttgtaggttactaacgaggacagctgacttaatacactcaaatctttaaaacataataaaaatggttgtaattatatcttgatcatactttgatatatatgtacatatttgtataggttcgtgaatcgatccgtggccaagtcttatttccgaggaaggaaatatctgtgaaagtgagttatagtcccacttttaaaatctaatatttttgggatgacaatacatacatgttttataaatgatttacaaaatagacacaagtacgtgaaactacattctatggttgaattatcaaaatcgaatatgcccctttttattaagtctggtaatctaagaattagggaacagacaccctaattgacgcgaatcctaacgatagatctattgggcctaacaaaccccattcaaagtaccggatgctttagtacttcgaaatttatatcatatccgaagggtgtcccggaatgatggggatattcttatatatgcatcttgttaatgtcggttaccaggtgttcaccatatgaatgatttttatctctatgtatgggatgtgtattgaaatatgaaatcttgtggtctattattacgatttgatatatataggttaaacctataactcaccaacatttttgttgacgtttaaagcatgtttattctcaggtgaatactaagagcttccgctgttgcatactaaaataaggacaagatttggagtccatgtttgtatgatattgtgtaaaaactgcattcaagaaacatatgtcgatgtaatatatttctattgtaaaccattatgtaatggtcatgtgtaaccagtatattttagattatcattatttgataatctacgtaatgcttttaaaacctttattgataaaataaaggttatggttgttttaaaaatgaatgcagtctttgaaaaacgtctcatatagtggtcaaaacctcgcaacgaaatcaattaatatggaacgtttataatcaatatgaacgggacatttcaagtgtcagcagtagctgggatgctatcaatagtctcagttgggacaaatcgaccatctgtggcaataccaggcataagtgggtcaatagactccaggtgaagcatgaaccttgcgttccaagtttcatactcatcttcatcgaatttgggtggtctattggatgagccattttcaaggtaagctgtttttgagtatgcagccatgagagaatttagatccaagatattaaattatcaagactgaagctctgataccagttgttggtcccttgattaacaacaagagtattgtagagggggtgaatacaatttcttttaattaactaaccaattaaatacagtttagtattcaagcatgtaatgtaaatagagtcaaaggtaatttttcaacggttattctttattgattaaatcacaaagaattacaactatccttggcgggatgatagttggttgatacagatttacctaagtatagctataaggataaacttaaagctattacacgttttggactctaaataacaaaacccacaccactagttgttacaatagtgaatacaacaatttatagtagtcctattaaccgtgtaatggttctattgcccactggtacataggatgtctgtacttgtggggacaactgcattagagagcgtgctctcctctttcctctttggtagctatttgcaggaacaccccaatttggtttggcagcactattcgtttaaacaaatagaatgttgtgttccctaggcattgacaaagtatagcacatgtctacacatgcgttaaacttctgcattcccacgtggtcttgtaaggtcacttgtcagccgccgacgcgtgtcctttcctgttcaactttgtctttgacttttgttgaatagtacaattgatgtagaccactcaggaaaccaccatgcttgtaatggagcatgcctatcttgtgttgtatgctgcttaccatgTTTACTGGtccttcttatgctgagtcacttgatattcttgaattgctgggtactcaccctgtgctgattcgaagaatacactctaccttgtgctggtagactatgcagcatactgaacacttgacacagcaatatttgctatctatacataaacaaacttgtgctggatgcacataacattttagtgcaaataaattacagttttgtcataattaaatccataattattttggggactcaacatttTCATGTAACCTGTTCCTTTCTGTTTTCCTCTTTCTTCTTCATCTTAATCAAATCGACCAAGCAAAATCAAATCAAAATCATAACCGCGAATTACAAATTcgatttaggacttgaaattgaattAAAATTAACTCGCGTTGGATACTTTTGTtcaatcaaacaatcaaaataaaaaaaataaaaaaactgatGTGCTGTtcgcgaaaaaaataaaaataaactttgatcaaatttatggatgttttacattatatttacaacatgaaacatgttgtaAATCATCATTAGAAACTTTTGGATcgttaatttcaacagaaacatcaaaacgattactaatttctcgatgaacaattcggttgacttttgacttcaaaactttgactcgaaaattcaacaTCAATTTGAGATATTGGATCGTGAAACTTAGCAGATAGTTTGAGTACAAGATTCCTAACATTagtgcattattagattttgaaaattcattTGAAATTGAGCTTTTGATAAAATGAACCAAGAACAGAGATTATCGAGCTTTTTCTTTAAAATTTTTGTTTGATTTCTAATTTTAGCAGAGGATATCATCATATATAGATAGTAAACGAATAATTGAATCAGTATGCATGATAGGATCGATTTTGTTTGTACTAAGAATTGATTGAAAAAATGAGTCGACAGCCActcaagaaaataaaaaaaaaaaaataaagctcgATCATGATTAGtagataaattaaaaaaaaatacagaTAGTGTTTTGACCTAATTTAGGTAAAAAAAATATAtctgtattattttaataatattaataaatataataataaaaatactaataataataatagaattaataataatattaataataataataataataataataataataataataataataatatcaaaataatactaattataataagaataatgataaaaataatggtattaataattttaaataaaaagatagtgtttagtattcttaattataataatcatgataataaataaaattataatttcactaataattatgatattaataatggtaacaattataataaattaaatatataaaatttcatatttttatattatatatagtaatattaataatactggtattaatattcatattaatatttattttaataataataaagaaagtaataataataatattagtataacaattaatacttgttaatgttttgcaatttattatatatatatatatatatatacacacacacacacacacacacatacacacatataatcatatactactgttcgtgaatcgtcgaaaaatagttgaagttaaatgaatgtatgaacacatttcaaaatttttgatactcttgataatagactttgtttatcgtgtcagaaatatcaaTTCATATGGagatttgatttaaaatttgtcaaaatttttcgggttatCACAACTTAGGAATGAACATTACgtctttcaaagtccaattagaaccaagagtggTTTTCAATATAACATCTCTAATACCTTAAATATTAAGCGTTTTTTTGTTTGTCAAACTCACTTTACCTCGATATGACCAAAAATTCTTCAACACGCTCATAGTGGGAGTAGTGTGAaaagaagctcccgaatccaagatccAATACTCCACCGAAGTCTCAACACTACACAATAGTGCATCATCCGTATCATCCGCGGTCAAGTTGACACCTTTAGCTAGGGAATTCTTGCAATTACTTTGATAGTGCCCCTTTTGATTGAAACCCCAACAAATAGCTTGACTTCGGTCCTTTGATGAATACCTTTTCTTAGATTTTCTCTTACCATTCTTCTCACTGCGATCAATTTTCCTACCACGATTGTTGGTACTTAACAAAGACCCGAATGATGATTTTCCTGAGTATTTCGTATGAGTATCTTCCCCGAGAATCTGATACCTTATTCCTTCatacgctagcttagtagtttcgGAAGAGCTACTAACTGCAGTAAACGTACTCGACCAACTTTccagtaatgatgaaagcaagattggagcttttagttcatcatccacCACAATCTCCACCGAAGCTAACCTCGATATGATATTGTTGAACTAATTGATATGATCCTTTGCACTCATATCTTCCTTCATCTGcgtattgaacaattgacgcataaaaaaaaccttattagaagcggtagatTTTTCGTACATTTTGGAGAGTGCCTTCAAACCAGTAAacatcgtcttctcattcacaacgttataGGCGACATTCTTatcaagtgaaagacgaatagcttGTAAAGGTTGGCGATCCAATAACGTACAATCGACATCGCTCATGCCTTCGGGTTTAGTTTCCAACACGGGTAGGTGAAGCTTCTATTGATACAaatagtcttctatttgcatcttaCAAAAGTCGAAGTCTTTTTCATCAAACCGGTCGATTCTGAATTTCCCGTCTTCCGCCATCTTTCTTGAGCTATGATACCAGTTGTAAACTTTTTAGGTCCCAAACAACACGAGTAATTCTAGAAAATTACTCACCCCAAGATAAACGAAAGAACAAACAAGAAAATTAAACCGAACACAATATTTAaagtggttatatgtaatcaatgaGATTACTTTAATCCACTACCAAAttagagagattttattgataaaATTCGTGCATACATGTCTGGGTTACAATAGGGTCCTTTTATAGTGCTCAAAGCAATCGTAATTTGGTTAGAACAAGTAATACGTGTGTGACAAGGATTCCGGCCACCCAGACCATATCTCGCGATCGCGAGCTTTCAGGCCAAACATTCCTCACGTTGCGAACCTGTGATCAAGAGTGAATTCTAGTTGGAGTCAGGGCCGGCTAAGGCTATGAGCGAAGCGGGCAACAGCCCGGGGCATCACCCGGTTAGGGGCATCATTTCGAAAAAATATCAATACCCATAGTTTAAACCTCATAAAGATATATATTTGCGTAACTGTCGGGGGCATTTTATAATCATTTCGCTCGGGGCATGCAAAAACTTTGACCAAAGATTGACCAGCCCTAGTTGGAGTTCAAGTGTCCCTTTCGCGATCCTCGAAACCTTGAATTTTGCGATCGCGACTGTTGTCATCCTGGTTGCGAACCTCATGCAGCTCCACACTTAGACCTTTATTTGATTGTACTTCACCATCCAACAGTTTTCACATTTACATGTGACCAATCAACACTCTCACATATAGATATAGCTAGATATATAAATAAGTATTGAAATCGggatatcatattttttttttccagCGTAGCAGGGACCTGATATCCCTTGTTACTACCATTTATACTAGAAATGAAGAATGAATACTATTTAATTAAACTACTACCACTACTTGTGCATATTAAACCACTAACTAATAATATGGAATATTTGTGCACGTATAGTGATGCTAAGTAATCACTTAATTAATTAAATAGAGAAGATTGAGTAACTAGTGGTGAACATGCATGTAATTTGGTGAAGAATCTTGATTGACCAACTTTTTTACACACTTAAATACAACATAATTAATCTACTACTATTACTATACTACTATTACTAGCTTGACTAAATCCAACACGCATCAAAAACCAACCCGTATAAATTCAAGCCCATTTTGGCCCATTATAATGGCAATTATTAGACATTTAGACGAGTGTGTGGACTTgaaacaagagaatttttattagacATTTAGACCGGTGTGTGGACTTGAAACATGAGAAATTTTCATGTCAGTAAGAATAGTACATTGTTAAATTTATGATAAAACAATCTTATTCATGTATTATGTTTGTTATCTAACTTAATTTGTTTAACTACAGTTATATTTAGGACTCTTTGAAAATGAGATGATTCAGAGAAGGACTAAAGCTGATTATTTCTATAAGAAGATAAAGTAGAGGGTGCTGGATGTCATTTTATGAAAGTTGAAGATGTGCTTGGCCTGCATGCTTGTTGTTCGATTATATACCCATTTGCTAGGGTTTCCAGAGATACATACATTCATTCATCATTGCTGCTGCAGTTTTTTTCTCTCAATCTCTCAATCTCTCAATCTCAGAGTTTAAATTCCGAGTTCTTGTTTTTCATCTATATCTACTTGATATAGATTTTGTTTTCTGTTCTTTATTGTTCGTGATATTGTTGAGGATTGTACCTTTGCTTGATTTTATTCATTTGTGTATGATTCTGGATTGAAGATTCATCATATTTGTATAGATTTCTGATATTCTAACATGGTTTCAGAGCAACAAGGTTGTTGATATGATCGATTGGGTTTTTTCGTTCGAATCTAGGATTTGaagtttttcgttttcttcttcgaTTGATTGTTTTTCTTTAACAATCAAAGGTGTATTGGATTCGACAAAGATTGTGGGTGATTTGGTTTCGCTTTCTTGTCTGTCTGAAGATTGATTGtatgaaaccctaatttttcaaaatTAGGCCTACAGTTCTTCCGCTGCGTTTCTTCTCTATTGGTCTCCTTTTCTGTGCTTGATATGGGAGTTCTCTTTCTTTCTCACTTATATTCTATTGTGTTTGTCTTATTTGTAATCTATTTGTTTTCTGGTCTACTATCTGATTATCTTTATGTTCTGTTTGATCTATTATTTGTTATCTCTTGTTTATTAATCTGTTATTGTAAAAGAGAGGATCTCAAGGAAGACCTGGGTTGAATTTCTTGAAAATTCAACTATCTGGATCCCTACTTGAGTTTTCCTTTAGGTTTATCTGTGTGTTTTATTTGTTGTCTTTTTCTGTGATTTGTGTGTTTATCTGATTGTTACTATAGTTAATCAAGATTCTGGTAGTGGTCCCAAGATTACTCAAGTGAGTGATCTTGATTTTGGTGATCCATTGTATCTTCATGCCAGTGATACTAGTATCACTGGGCTCATCTCTTTAAAGTTAAAGGGAACTGAGAATTATAATGTCTGGAGTAGGGCTATGTTGTTggctttacaaactaaaaataatattagatttattgatggtactgttataAAGAGTACTACTGATGATGTTCTTGGGTTACAATGGGATAGGTGTAACTCTGTTGTGTTATCTTGGGTTTTAAATTCTGTGAGTGAAGAATTATTTTCTGGACAAGTTTTTTCAAGTCTTACTAAAACTGTATGGGATGAATTAAAGGAAACATATGACAAGATAGATGAATCAATTACCTTTAACTTACATAAAACAATTAACACTATTTCTCAAAATGGTGATTCACTTTTAGATTATTATCATAAACTTAACTCTTTATGGAAGCAGTTTGATGCTCTTGTCAAACTTCCTTCATGTGGTTGTGCAAATCCTGAGTTTAAAAAACACAATGATATGATAAAATTAACGCAATTCTTAATGGGTTTGGATGACTACTATCAGTCTGTTAGAAGTAATATTTTAACTAGGAAAACATTACCAAGTGTTCAAACTGCTTTCTCAATTGTGTCCAAAGAAGAGTCTCACAAAAACTCTTCAAATGTTATTGAAAAAAATACTCAATCTGCTTTTCTTGTGTCTaaaagttttgataataataaaagatttggTAAAGGACCAAATCCCAATCTTAAGTATTCAAAATGTAACAGACTTGGTCATACCATAGATAGATGTAATGAAATCTTGGGCTATCCTCCTGGTTGGGTAAAAAGAACAAATTTCACTTCAAAAAATGTCCAGAATAATAATTCTATGTCTAGTCATAGTGATCTTCCTTTTACCACTGATCAAATCAATAAAATTATGAGTCTGATTGGAAGTTCTTCTTCTGGAAGGAACAGAAATGTACAAGCAAATGTTGCAGGTACTTTTCATAattggaatgttttgtttaattctAAGTTTGAAACTTTTTTTAAGGCTAATGAGTCTAATATTAGATTTAATAATTGTAATGGATGGATAATTGATTCAGGAGCATCTCAACACATGACTGGTTCTATTAAAAAAATGGAAAATTTTTTTGATGTCACTAAATTAGGTATGACAGTAGGTTATCCTAATGGAACTATTGCTAAAATTACTAAAATTGGTGATTTAAAATTAAACAGTCATATCATTCTAAGAAATGTGCTGGTGGTTCCCGGATATTGTGTCAATCTATTATCTGTTCATCAATTATCTAAAGATAAAAACATATTTGTTGGTTTTAATGATTCAAAGTGTTACATTCAGGATTTGTTGGAAAAGAAGATTGTGGGGAC
This genomic interval carries:
- the LOC139901359 gene encoding uncharacterized protein codes for the protein MVSEQQVNQDSGSGPKITQVSDLDFGDPLYLHASDTSITGLISLKLKGTENYNVWSRAMLLALQTKNNIRFIDGTVIKSTTDDVLGLQWDRCNSVVLSWVLNSVSEELFSGQVFSSLTKTVWDELKETYDKIDESITFNLHKTINTISQNGDSLLDYYHKLNSLWKQFDALVKLPSCGCANPEFKKHNDMIKLTQFLMGLDDYYQSVRSNILTRKTLPSVQTAFSIVSKEESHKNSSNVIEKNTQSAFLVSKSFDNNKRFGKGPNPNLKYSKCNRLGHTIDRCNEILGYPPGWVKRTNFTSKNVQNNNSMSSHSDLPFTTDQINKIMSLIGSSSSGRNRNVQANVAGTFHNWNVLFNSKFETFFKANESNIRFNNCNGWIIDSGASQHMTGSIKKMENFFDVTKLGMTVGYPNGTIAKITKIGDLKLNSHIILRNVLVVPGYCVNLLSVHQLSKDKNIFVGFNDSKCYIQDLLEKKIVGTGSINHGLYMFDDSQGDNTTCISSCHASFNLWHHGLGHPVKPVLDLLKNTLNWKDKNEQFVCDTCHKAKQTRDSFSTSDHKSNVLGDLIHLDLWGPYRVTSRDGFRYFLTIVDDFTRAVWVQSPNDEERTNDDEHSGSDHSDHEDLSSDHSDTTMSQDTEIDSPEGNIFENQINNNENNNEEGTEDGPRSFVSSLEKSTEPSSYFEASQQQCWKDAMDDEMEALNRNNTWIISDLPTGRKPIGCKWIYKIKYKSNGEIERYKARLVAKRYSQREGIDYDETFSPVVKMVTVRCVLTLAVQNNWNLFQLDINNAFLYGDLSEEVYMSLPEGYYSDIGSKVCKLTKSLYGLKQAPRQWNEKLSSFLSDYGFIQSINDYSLYTYSKDGIFLILLVYVDDIILAGNNVLQITKVKDFLKSKFKIKDLGDLKYFLGI